Genomic window (Candidatus Krumholzibacteriia bacterium):
TGGCGCACGCCCCTCGACCTGGCGCGCCGGACGCTGGGTGCGGACATCGCCGTGCAGGGGAATCTGGATCCGGCGGCGCTTTTCGCCCCCTGGCCGCTGCTGCAAGCGCGGGCCGACGCCGTCCTCGCCCGCGCCGGCGACACCCCCGGCCACATCTTCAATCTCGGCCATGGCATTTTGCCGGAGACCCCGGTGGACAGCGTCCGGCGCCTGGTCGAGCACGTGCACGAGCGCTCGACACCGGGTGGACGAGGGACAGCACCACCGCGCCCCCACCGCTCCGGCAGCCCCGAGGAGGCGGCATGAGCAAAGGGCGGATGGAAGCCTTCAGCGATGGTGTGATCGCCATCATCATCACCATCATGGTGCTGGAATTGAAGGTGCCGCGTACAGCCGAACTGACCGCGCTGCGGCCGGTCTTGCCGGTCTTCCTCATCTATGCGGTCAGCTACTTGTATCTCGGCATCTACTGGAGCAACCATCACCATCTGCTCCAGGCCACCGCACACGTCAACGGCCGGGTCCTTTGGGCCAACCTGCACCTGCTGTTCTGGTTGTCGCTCTTCCCCTTCGTCACCGGCTGGGTGGGACACACCGAGTTCGCTCCCTGGCCCATGGCGATCTACGGCACGGTGCTGCTCTGCGCAGCCGTGGCCTACTACATCCTCTCCCGCGCCTTGCTCAGCCTCCACGGCAGGGAGTCCGTGCTCGCCGCAGCACTCGGCAGAGACCTCAAGGGCAAGTTGTCGGTGTTGATCTACGTGGTGGCCATCCCGCTCGCCTTCGTGGGCTGGTGGCTCGCCGGTGGCCTCTACTTTGGCGCCTCCCTCCTCTGGATCGTCCCCGATCGTCGCATCGAGAAGACCCTGTCGCGTTGAAGCCACAGTGGGGGGAGTGGTTTCGGGTCTCGAGGCAGCTAGTCACCGGGCGACTCGACAGGGCCTGGGCTCGTAGCCCAGACCAGGGTCCAGGACTGGATTCGGTAGGGGCCCCAGTCCGGGGCCTACCTTTCCAAACGGAACGGCCCGCCCTATAATGTGTTCCCCTATTCCAGACACCGGCCCGCACCCGAGAAGCGGACGGGTCTCGTCCGATCTCATGCTGGGAGGGTCGTTCTTGAGCGTCCCAGGGAGGATCTCGAGAGGCGCTGCGGCGGCCATCCTCGTGATCCTGCTCGCCGTCGGCGCGGTGCGGTCCCTGTCAGGGGCGGACGCGCCCGCTGCGACCTTCGGCGCCAGCGGCCTGCGTCATGGGGTCATCTGGTACTCGCGCGCCGCCAACGATGACGTCCGTCGCGCTTCGGCAACGCGCTATTCGGTGGGGATCACCGGCAAGGACGAGGGCAGCGACGCCGACAAGCCCGTCATCAAGTCGCTCAACTCGGAGTTCCGCTGGTTCGTCTACAACTCCGTGACCGACAACTACGTCGTGCCCCATCCCAGCCCGCCGCTGGAGCACCAGTACGCTCAATCCCTGGCGGTGGCGCGCGGCTGGGATCCCGAAGAGATTTACCTGCACTATTACGACGACACCATCGTGGCGCTGAGCGGCGACACCACGCTGTTCGTCCCCGGCTGGCCGGGCGGCAGCGCCCCCAACCCGGCGGATGCCCGGGTTCCGATCTATTACGTCGACCGGAGCCGGCGTCTGGTGCATTTCTCCACCCGGCGGGCGGCACAGCTCCACAAGGAAACGATCATCCACCTGGCCCTGGATACACCATTCAGGAATTCGACTCTCTACCCCGACGGGATCTTCCTCGACAACTCCGCTGCCGTGCTCTTCAACTTCGGAACCATCCGCTCGGGCGGGCATGTCCGCGAGACTCCCGGACATCTCCGCATCGACACCACGGAGTTTCGCACCTGGCATTGGAACAACAATCTCGGCCCCTTCCTGACCGCGCTGAAGGACAGCTTGGAAACTTCACCGTCGTGGTCCCGGGACCGGAAGCGCAAGTATCTGATGGTCAACGTGGCCAACGTCTGGGACGACTCGTATGTGTCCCGTGACATCGGCGACATCCTTTTCCTCGAATACCAATACAACCCGGTGCGGTCCTTCGGGCTCGGTGCCATGGACGATGCCCACCGCCGCGATCTCCTGGCGGCTTCAGCGGGCATCACCAGCTTCTACTCCTCGGTTTTGCACCGGACGGTGCCGAGCCGCGAGGGGTCCTTCACCTACGCCCAGACCTTGCTCCACAACCTGACCTGGTACCTCATCACGCGCACCGAGAACACCCTCCTCTTCCAAATGGAGATCAGCACTCCCGTCTCCGCCGGGTGGGACTCCCTCACCTGGCGCGGCTGCATGAACATCGCCAACGAACGCCTCGGAAGCGTCACCGGCGAGCCGTTCACCCTCGCCCAGGGCACCGATCCGCTGGGCAACCGCTACGTGGTCAAGGCGCGGGCCTATCAGAATGGCTTGGCGGTGCTGCGGAATCGCGGCGATTGGAACCAGGGCATCGAACCGGAAACGGCGGTGAACGTGCCGCTGCCCCAGTTTCTGCTCCCCGTCGATCCGGAGGGGAACATCGGTGGCCGGGTGCAAATGGTGAGTCTGCGCAACGGCCAGGGGGCGCTCTTCCTCGCCAGCGGCGCACCCACTCTCTTCACCCTGGCCGTCGGCGTCGTGGGCTCGGGCACCGTGCGCGTCACCCCCTTCCGTTCCGGGTACGCTGCCGGTGCCAACGTCAATTTGCAGCCGAATCCAAGCCTGGGCTGGCGCTTTTCGCGCTGGGAAGGCGACCTCACCGGGAATGCCGTCCCCGCCTCGCTCCGGATGGACGCGAGTCGCAGCGTGAGGGCGGTCTTCGTCCCCAACAATGCGCCCCGGGCCGTCAACGATGCATACAGCGCTGTCACCGATGCCCCGATCCGCGTAGAAGCACCGGGCGTCCTCGGCAACGACAGCGACCCGGACGGTGACCGCATCACGCCCGTGCTGCGCACCGCCCCGAGTCACGGCTTCATGGCTCTTTATCCCGACGGCTCTTTCGCTTATCTCGCCGCCCCCGGCTTCACCGGCACCGATCGCTTCACCTACGAGGTGCAAGACGGCCTCTCCGGCACCGCCACCGCGACGGTGACGCTCACGGTGGGCGGGCAGCCAGGGCTCGGCGTCTCCTTCGGCGAGTCACAGACCGGTGGTTCGAGCGCCGCGAGCACCGTGGCGACGTCGGCACCGTTCGCTCCCTCCACCGCGTCCTTGTTCATGGCCGCGATCGCCAGCAAACCCTACCGTCCAGTGCGCTCCGTGAGTGGCTTCGGCCTCGACTGGACGCTGGTGCAGGCGCAGTGCGGCGGGCGCAGCCAGACCGGGATCGACGTCTGGATGGCCCGAGGAAACGCTACCGCGGGAAACGTGACCGCGACGTTCGGCACCGCGCCGATCAATGCCACCATCGCCGTGTCGCGCTACACCGGCGCCGATCTCGTCGCTCCCCTGGGGACGATGACCTCGGTCAACACGAATGGCGTGCAGGGGACGTGCTCCGGGGGAGTGGATGGCTCGCGCTACAGCCTCGCGGTCACGGGGACGACGTCGCGGGGCGTCGTCTTCGCTGCCGTGGCCATGCGCAACCGGCAGCACACGCCCGGTGCTGGAGTCACCCAGCGCGCCACGGTGCGCCAAGGCGTGTTCGGCGACGAAACCTCCCTCGCCGTGATCGACCGTCCCTCCACGCCCGGAACGCTGAGCCTCACGGGGACCTTCAACAGCATCACGGACTGGGCGGTGGCCGGCGTCGAGATCCGGCCCTCCGGTGTGCCACCCACGACGTCGGCACCGGAAACCGAGAGAGCGCTGCCTCTCGTCCCCGCGCTGCGTCTTTCCCCCAACCCGGCGCGCGGCACGACGTCGATCGACCTCGACCTGCCCGCGGGCGCGATGGTCCGTGTCAGCATCCACGACGCTGCGGGACGTCGCATTCGCACCCTCGCGTCCGGGGCGCTGCCTCTCGGCTCGCATCGCCTGACCTGGGATGGCCGGGACAATGCAGGGACCTCGGTCCCGTCGGGTGTGTACTTCGTGCAGTCCGAGCTCGGCGCGTCCAAGCTGTCGCGCAAGCTCGTCTGGCAGCGCTGAGCTGATTGCCCGTACACTGGCCCGATGCAGCTTCGACGCGCAGGTGCTGTCGCCTGCCTTTCCGGTTTCGTGGCTCTCGGGTACGAGATCCTCTGGGCCCGCCGGCTCTCCGACATCATCGGTGCCACGGCTCTGGCCTCGAGCCTGGTCGTCGGCGTCTTCTTCCTCTCCCTCGCCGCCGGCGCCGCGCGTCTCGGCCCGCTCGCCTCCCGCCATGCCTCACCCTGGCGTCTCTACGGACAGCTCGAGCTCGGCATCCTGGTGTGCATCCTGCCCTCCTTCTTCGGCGAGCAGCTCTCGGGCATCGTGGCGCGCGCCCTCGGCCCGGTGCTCCTTCTTCCCACCGCGGGCGCGGCATTGAAGGCCTGCCTCGCCGCCGTCTTCGTCGCTCCCCCTTCTTTTCTCATGGGTGGAACGCTCCCGGCGCTCGGACAGGCGGTGGTGAGCGCCGAGCGCTTGGGCCGCGAGGGCAACACGATCTATGGGTTCAACACCTTGGGTGGTGCTGGTGGCGTTCTGGTCACGACGTTTTTTCTCGTCCCCGTCTTCGGAATGCGCGGCGGCTTCTGCCTGTTGATGCTCGGGAGTCTCGCCCTAGCGGGCCTCGGTTTCCTCTTCGCCCGCGCGGCCGCGCCGCATGCGGCACCACGTTCGACTGCGACATCGTCCCCGCGGCGCTCGCCGGAGGTCGCTGCCTGGTCTGCGGGCCTCCGCTCCTGGGGGCTCGTGGCCGCGCTCTCGGGTTTCATCGTTCTCGGGCTCGAGATCCTCGCCTTGCACCTCTTCAGCCAGGTGCTGCACAATTCCAGCTACACCTTCGCGAGCGTTCTCGTGGTCGTCATCGCCGCGCTCGTGGTGGGACCCCTCGTGCTCCAGCGCGCCGTCCTCGACGAGCGCCGCGCCTGGCAGCAAGTCGGCGTGGTGCTGCTCCTCGGCGCCTGCGTCACCGCGGTCCTGCCACGCTTCTTCGTCGCCGCCACGCAGGGCATGAGTCCATTCGGTGGCGGGGCCGGCGGCTTCGCGACCTACATCATCCGCATCCTGGGAAGCGCTGCTCTCGTCATCGGCCCGCCCTTCGTCCTCGCCGGCTGGGTCTTCCCTCTCGTCCTCGCCGGCGCCGGTGCAGCGATCGCTGCACAGCGCCTGGGCGAGACGGTGGGGAGAACCTGGGGTCGGCTGCTGGGGATGAACGCGGCGGGTGCACTCGTCGGCCTCGTCACCGCGAATCACCTCGCGATGCCGGCCCTCGGTTTGTGGGGCTCGCTCCTCGCCTGGTGCGTGGTGCTGCTCGCGAGCGGCCTCCTCGTCGCCTGGCGGACGCCCGGACGCCCGCGCTCTTTCGCTCTCGGCCTCGCTACGCTCGCCTGCATCTTGGTCGCCGCGACCTCTCCCTGGACGCTCCCGGTGGCGCACCTGGCCCCGGGCGAGCGCATCCTTGCCTGGCGCGCCGGTCCGGCAGGGGTGTCGGCGGTGCTCGAACAGCACGGCGACCGGCGCATCAAGTGGAACAACACCTACTCCCTCGGCGGCAGCGCCAATGCCGCACAACAGACGCGGCTCGGCTACCTGCCGCTTCTCCTCCATCCAGCACCCCGGCAGACGGCGTTCATCGGCTCCGCCACGGGGATCACGGCGAGCGCCGCACTGCGCGATCCCAGTGCGGAGAAACTCACGGCCATCGAGCTCTCGGGACAAACGATGCGGCTCGCCTGCGAAGAGTTCCGGCCGTGGAATGCGGACCTCTGTGCCCATCCTCGGGCGCGCGCCGTGGTCGAGGACGGCCGCATGTTCTTCCGCGCCACGCGCGATACCTTCGATGTGGTCGTGGGCGATCTCTTCGTGCCCTGGCGTTCCGGCGCCGCCAATCTCTTCACGCGGGAACACATCCACAGTGTGAAGGCACACTTGCGACCTGGTGGCATCTTCGCCCAGTGGTTGCCCCTTTTTCAGCTCGATGCCTTGGGATTCTGGGGCATCGCCGCCACCTTTTGCGCCGAGTTTCCCAACGCCTGGCTCGCCATCGCCGACTTCCAACCCGGAAACCCGGCGGTGGCGCTCATCGGCTGGCGCGAAGGGCGGAAGAGCGCCGTCCTCGGCCCCGACCCCGCCGTGCTCGCTCGACGTTGCGCCACACTCGGCAGCTCGCCCGAGTTGCGCGAACCTCTGCTCGCCGACCCG
Coding sequences:
- a CDS encoding TMEM175 family protein is translated as MSKGRMEAFSDGVIAIIITIMVLELKVPRTAELTALRPVLPVFLIYAVSYLYLGIYWSNHHHLLQATAHVNGRVLWANLHLLFWLSLFPFVTGWVGHTEFAPWPMAIYGTVLLCAAVAYYILSRALLSLHGRESVLAAALGRDLKGKLSVLIYVVAIPLAFVGWWLAGGLYFGASLLWIVPDRRIEKTLSR
- a CDS encoding Ig-like domain-containing protein codes for the protein MSVPGRISRGAAAAILVILLAVGAVRSLSGADAPAATFGASGLRHGVIWYSRAANDDVRRASATRYSVGITGKDEGSDADKPVIKSLNSEFRWFVYNSVTDNYVVPHPSPPLEHQYAQSLAVARGWDPEEIYLHYYDDTIVALSGDTTLFVPGWPGGSAPNPADARVPIYYVDRSRRLVHFSTRRAAQLHKETIIHLALDTPFRNSTLYPDGIFLDNSAAVLFNFGTIRSGGHVRETPGHLRIDTTEFRTWHWNNNLGPFLTALKDSLETSPSWSRDRKRKYLMVNVANVWDDSYVSRDIGDILFLEYQYNPVRSFGLGAMDDAHRRDLLAASAGITSFYSSVLHRTVPSREGSFTYAQTLLHNLTWYLITRTENTLLFQMEISTPVSAGWDSLTWRGCMNIANERLGSVTGEPFTLAQGTDPLGNRYVVKARAYQNGLAVLRNRGDWNQGIEPETAVNVPLPQFLLPVDPEGNIGGRVQMVSLRNGQGALFLASGAPTLFTLAVGVVGSGTVRVTPFRSGYAAGANVNLQPNPSLGWRFSRWEGDLTGNAVPASLRMDASRSVRAVFVPNNAPRAVNDAYSAVTDAPIRVEAPGVLGNDSDPDGDRITPVLRTAPSHGFMALYPDGSFAYLAAPGFTGTDRFTYEVQDGLSGTATATVTLTVGGQPGLGVSFGESQTGGSSAASTVATSAPFAPSTASLFMAAIASKPYRPVRSVSGFGLDWTLVQAQCGGRSQTGIDVWMARGNATAGNVTATFGTAPINATIAVSRYTGADLVAPLGTMTSVNTNGVQGTCSGGVDGSRYSLAVTGTTSRGVVFAAVAMRNRQHTPGAGVTQRATVRQGVFGDETSLAVIDRPSTPGTLSLTGTFNSITDWAVAGVEIRPSGVPPTTSAPETERALPLVPALRLSPNPARGTTSIDLDLPAGAMVRVSIHDAAGRRIRTLASGALPLGSHRLTWDGRDNAGTSVPSGVYFVQSELGASKLSRKLVWQR